ggaacaacaacacaattgaatgaatcAGCAATTGCATCAACTAATTCACGAATTTGCGAACCAGCTACGGTGTTGTTTGCGTTTCTCAAGTTAGCTGGCAACTTTTCTGGGGACAATGAGCATCCAAGCAATACAACTACTGATTCAGTTGCAAGATGACAAGCACATAATGCATCAGCATTACTTCCCAATAATGGACCCTCTGGTTTTGCATCTGCCGATGGCGGATAAATAACCAAAGTATGACTGACTTGAGAAGTATAACCATCAATGTGAACACCCAAACTTATAGTTACGACGTCACCTTGGTTCAAGAAAAATTCAcgatcatcatcaatttcgGGTGAAAACCCATTGAGTAATTGATTAACATTTATTGTTGTAGGGTGAGCAACACCTTTTTCATTGACTTTATTGACATATTGACGGGATaacaattttaataaaaatgaatctGTTAATAAACATAACTGCTGGATAGTCAACTTTGGTGATGTTTGTAAATGATAGGAGTTGTTTATCAATGATGTGATATAGGCTAAGGCCGTTTGGGTTATTTGACCAGCAACCCtgtatttttcaacaacaggCTCATCTAAAATgttcttttgttttaataaaatgtCAGCATCTTCTTGACGAACGGCAAGCTGCATTGTCTCCAAGTATTATTAGtgttatttgatttggtaaagaaagagaaatgctttatttaaagaaatttagttctataatttttttttcttgaccTAAACTCATCGCACATTGCAGGAAgactgaaaaaaaaaaaaaaaaacctttCGAACAAAAAGTAGAACTCTCAACAATCTCTTGTAGCTGCAAAAGACAGCAGATAACCAAAAACTATATCTAAATACATACTATAATCCAGTGAGATCAGCAACAAAATATGACATTGACTTACCGTATTTTGCGTTCTGCAAACACTTGCACTTGAATACTTAATTATGATTTTATAATGCTACAGAACCCAGTTCTACATTTCTTATaaaacttttcttttcaaacaaatcaattcacAAGATAATAACTAAAAAAGTCTCTCAGAGGTTAtaatttgaacaattcaatgccaattttcttttatgtCGTAGTTCATCCTAACCAAGCAGTATTCATTAAAGCAACATTCTCTGAATTGGTAATGTACTGCATGTAAGAGAGGAATTTCATTGCTTAGCTAATACAAGCTCTTTTTCAATCGTTAAGTTAAGTTTTTCCTTTGCTCTAGCAATCCTTGACCCTCCTTCTTTCTACATCAAACAACTTTCCCTCGTCCTAGTTTTCCAAAACAGTAAAGTTCAATTACCATTAACCATGTCCTGGGATCAAACTAAATTTACATTGAGTCCAAAAAGTAAGGGATGTTACCTTATTACTGATGACGTTATCAGGAGTGTTCCTCAAATTAAGGATTATGAAATTGGCATCTTGAATTTATTCTTACAACATACGAGTGCTGCcttatcaattaatgaaaacTGGGATCCTGACGTGAGAACAGATTTAGACAAGTCTTTGGATAGAATTGCTCCAGAAGGAGATTTTTATTTGCACGATGCTGAGGGACCAGATGATTCTGTTCTGCATATCAAAAGTAGTACTATAGGTGTCAGCTTGTCTATCCCTATAACCAATGGCAGATTAAGTCTTGGCCAGTGGCAAGGAATCTACCTCTGTGAATTTAGAAGGTACAGACATAGCAGAACCATTGTTGCCACAATTAAtgggaaaaagaaataaaaaaatatacgTGCATTCACATAGTCTCCAAATTTAGGATTCATATACACTGATAGAATAGTTTTTTAGtatcatttctttttgttccATCGTCTCCTCGAGCTTGCTCTGTAATTGTTCTAAGTTTCGGACAGCTTCATCGTAGTATAAATTCCACCAACCACTATGACGAACACATTTCTTCTTGTCCTTTATACACAAATCGTTCATGAACCAATCAAGATCTTCCTCCTTACATTCGTCATTCTCAAAAACTCGGCATTTAATAACCTTCAACAAGTCATCAAAGATAGTGCCAGAATCAGTGACCAGTTGTACAATTAGTTGTTCGCCTTTATCACAAAAGCAGATGTCTATCTTTTTCTTACCCCTAGCAcccttcttctttttagaGGTTTGCTTGTCCAGAACCAGGTCTTCATATACAATATTAGTGAGTTTATCATTCAAATGTTTTATGTTTTCCTTAGTATTAACTAATGCTTTCAACGCTTGTTCTTGTTTACCTATCTGTTCTGACAACGTACTCAATTTTGCATGCACCTTTTGTAAATCTGTTTTCACAGTCTCTGGAAATTCATCTAGAGCAGAGTCATCATTTTTATAGTTCTTAACTACCTCCAACTCTGGGAAGCTTGATCCCATTTTCTGTAGTTTGTCAAAGTTGCCTGATACATAATCCAAAACATCTTTTATAACACGTGCATCCAATTTCTGCAAAGAGGGACCATCAGTAGAGTTTATCGTTGATTCTAACAACAGCAGTTTCATAAATTCTAATCCATGCTCTTTCGAACAATATTTGGACCTCTCCGCTATAGGCTGATAGCAGGATGTTATGCgacattttcttttccattGGGTATTACCTTCGCCCTTCCATTCACAGAATTTGCAAAAATATTTGGCTATTAAGTTGGagtatttttcatttattttcataCACTTGAAATGAAACCATTCTTCACATCCATCGCAAGCAACCATCATTTCACCCAAGTCAGGACGTCTGCATACACAAAACAATTCTTCACTATTAAGATCATATTTAGGTGCATTCATGAACTTCTTGTATTGTCGGGCGATTTCCTCGTTGGATTCCTCCGTAGTAGAGGGTGACGAACCTGTATCATGCTTGACCCTTTTTGACGGTATTGCTGGTGATggtttatttcttttcaaatgaCTCTTGATGTCCATCAGATTATCTGatacttcttctttcagTTTATCGTATTGGGTAGTATTGAGATCCATAGTATTATTAACGGAGATGAAAAGTTAGGCAAACAAATTGTAGTCCACACTGTTTTTTTATcataaatctttttttttttttttttttttttttttagccAGAATCGCGTctgatattattttttatccCTTCTATACCTTTTCCTCCTTTATGAAAAATACCAAGTAACCTAACTATTTGTTATCCTAGGCGATGAATGATGACTCAAGCTAAAGAAGAACAGTGTCCAATATGTAGCAAATTATTTGCTGTATCACAACTTTACGAACACGTGAATTCATGTTTAGACAACCAAGAAAGTAAAGCATCACCCAGTAGAGAGACATCAGAAGAGACGAACGGGAAAGCAGAAACACCGGTACCGAAGAAGCGAAACGCACTCAGTGCTTTAGGATTGAAAGCAGATACGTCCTCACTGTCacaaaaaaagttgaagaAAAGTGACGCCAAAAAGCCAAGCTTGACAAGTAAACTCATTGAGCAGAAACGATTGCAAGCTGAAATCAGAAGAAGAGATAAGGAGATTCCATTGGAAGAACAATTCAAAGCCATAGCAGAGGATGCTATGACGCAACTTAGAACTCAAGAAAAACCACTCGCAAATGGCATTGAGGAAACAAAACTGCAGAAGGAATCAAAATTCTTAAAAAAGGCAAAAGAGATTAATGAACTAAAACGACAAGCATCTATTCCTCTAGCTCATAGGCTTCGGCCAAAATCTTtagatgatttttttggtcaAGAGAAATTAGTGGGGAAAAATGGTGCCTTGAGGAATATTATTCAAGCTGACATAATTCCTTCGTTTTTGCTTTGGGGAGTTCCAGGAATTGGGAAAACTTCGTTAGCCAGAATAATTGCTAAAACAACCAGTTGCAAGTTTGTTGAATT
This is a stretch of genomic DNA from Candida dubliniensis CD36 chromosome 1, complete sequence. It encodes these proteins:
- a CDS encoding histone-methyltransferase COMPASS (Complex proteins associated with SET1) component SPP1 homologue, putative (Similar to S. cerevisiae SPP1;~Similar to S. pombe SPP1), whose protein sequence is MDLNTTQYDKSKEEVSDNSMDIKSHLKRNKPSPAIPSKRVKHDTGSSPSTTEESNEEIARQYKKFMNAPKYDLNSEELFCVCRRPDLGEMMVACDGCEEWFHFKCMKINEKYSNLIAKYFCKFCEWKGEGNTQWKRKCRITSCYQPIAERSKYCSKEHGLEFMKSSLLESTINSTDGPSLQKLDARVIKDVLDYVSGNFDKLQKMGSSFPELEVVKNYKNDDSALDEFPETVKTDLQKVHAKLSTLSEQIGKQEQALKALVNTKENIKHLNDKLTNIVYEDSVSDKQTSKKKKGARGKKKIDICFCDKGEQLIVQSVTDSGTIFDDLLKVIKCRVFENDECKEEDLDWFMNDLCIKDKKKCVRHSGWWNLYYDEAVRNLEQLQSKLEETMEQKEMILKNYSISVYES